The Desulfobacterales bacterium nucleotide sequence AACCGGAAATCCTGCTGGTGGATGAGGTCCTGGCGGTAGGAGATGCCGCGTTTCAGAAAAAATGTCTAGGCAAAATCGGAGACATATCCGGAGAGGGCCGGACCATTCTATTTGTGAGCCATAATATGGCGGCAGTCAGGAGTCTATGCCCGCTGGGAATGTATATTGAGTCTGGCCGAATCGCTTGCTTTGATTCTTCGGAACGGGCCATCGACTGCTATGTAAAAGGCAATATCGGCGAGGGCCTTCTCATCAATCGGATAGGATATTCGATTGATGAGAAGGCCCTCGCGGGGTGCCGGCTTGAAGGCTTTGAAATTAATAATGTTGAGATTCATAATCTCTCTAGTCCGGATCTGCCGACGGCATCCGGTGATGATATCCGAGTGCGTATTCATTATAGCGCTTCAGCGAAGTTCATCTCTCCGGTCTTTGCGGTCAATTTCAACGACCAGAACGGTATAGAGATATTTCGAACGAGTAATATGCCGATTAGTGGATACTGCATCGATGAATTGTTTAATGAAGGCTTTGTTGACCTGGAAATCAGACGTTTTCCACTGGTAAAAGGAATCTATTACATTCATTTAGGATTTGCTAGAGAGGCGGTGGAGTGGTATTTTTATGCTGAAAATCTGATGAAGCTCGAAGTGGAAGGTAAAGATATTTACCACAGCGGAATGGAACTGGACAGAAGCAGGGGTATAATTTGGGTGGATCACTCCTGGCGTCATGAAAAATTATAACTATATCCCGTGACCGGATAATAATTGGGCGAGGTCGTCATATGATGGGTATTTTCAAAAAAACAAAAGGCGTCATTCAAGCAAAAAAAGAACCGGGCAATCCTGATCACATTCCACTCTCTCAAGAAGCGTGGCATTACCATACGCTGAAAGACAATCACAATCAACTGATATGGGAAGGACAGTATGACCTGTACCCGTTATGGAAATGTTTTGGAATACCGGAAGATTTAAGCGGTCAATCCTGCATTGATATCGGTACGGCGAGCGGATTTTTTGCGTTTGAATGTGAAAAAAGAGGCGCTTTCCCTGTCGCGGCAGTTGAATTGCCGGACATCTCCGAGTGGGATGCAAAATCAAACATCTCCTACAGCGGAGTGAATATCCCGAGAAGCAACCAAAAAGATTTCAAAGAATCCTATCGGATTTTCAACAGTAAAGTGCAACTGCATTACGGCAGCATTAATGACCCGTTGCATAAAACTCTGGGGACCTTTGATTGGGTGATATTCGGTTCGATGATGACCCATTTGCGAGATATCATGCAGGCGTTAGAGAACGTCAGGCTGTTAACCAAAGGACGGGCAGTGGTGATTTCTTCCTATATTCCTAAAGAGGAACATTTGACGCTTCATTGGGTGCAGAGTGATCGCCCGTTTGACTGGTGGGTGCCGTCAAAGAGTCTGCTGCCAAAGATGCTCCTGGCCGCGGGTTTCAGCAAAGTGGATGAGATTGGAAGTTTTAAACTGACTCACAAAAATGGTTCCGAGCATCATCAAGTATGCTTGCACGCATTTGTGTAGATATCGCAGTAATTGGTAGTTTAGAAAAATCGGTTTAGCGGCCTATCGCTGAAAATATCGCTGTAATAATTTTTTCCATAATGGCTTTTTAATGGGAAGGGTTGGGTTGCAGGCATCGGCAATACGGTTCAGTTTTTCTTGTAACGGGAAATAAAATATTTTTAAAAGAGCTGATCGTTTTGTTCTGGAACATACTTCGGCAATATAGTCTAACCGTTCGCGATAATCGGCAATGGCAAGCTTGGCATTATTTCTTCCGTCCAGTCCCTCATTTCTCGATCGCGAAAACAGTTTCAATGCTTCTTCAATGGCGGCTCGGCTTGCTTGCCCGAAAAAAGGGTCCCAGGCATTTTTGTTCATACGGCAGATCTCAACCAGTGGGATCAGACCGAATTTTGCGGAAAGGCCTAATTGGTCGAGCAGCGCATCGCATTCTTTTTCAGCGGATCCAAACCAGTCTTCTGACTCCAAATGACGCCACTTCCCCTTTTCCGGCGTGACCACCAGATTCGCCAGTTTTTGGACGTCCGCATCATTTATTTCAGCCAGGGCAAGCATTTTTCTTATGGATTCCGCAGGCCTGACGATCATGCCGTCGTCAAAGTCGATGCTCAGGTCGCTGAGGCGTTCTCCCATGAGTTTGCTCAGTTTCCATAACAGGTAATGGCGATGATAGGATGTTTTGATATGGGAACCGAATAGAAAAGGAAATGTTGCGCACAAAGAACAAGACCATGTCATGAGTTCGTAGTTGGTATTCTCATAAGGATCTTTACGGCGTTCATTCGGCAAATCACGGATTATCGAAAACCATTGCTCCCTTGGATTGCGGAACAGATGAATGATTTTAGCCTCCGGAAAATGCCGCCGGAGCCAGGGCAGCCGGAAATCCACCCGGTTGAACTGCAATACCGGCAATTTGTCGCTGGTGGATGAAACCAGGAAGCGAATGTATTTATCCAGGTCTGCATATGGGCTGTCTTCTTCGAGATGGAGATGATTAATGCCGAAGTCAGGGCGATGAAACACTTCCAGTCCTTCATATATCGGCAAATACTCATCCCAATAGGAGCTAACGCCGACATGGCCGGGAGTGGCTGGGGACTTGAGGCGGATATGCGTCGGCAGCAGGTCATGGCAGGGTTCATAATAGCTGCAACAGCGGGGAATGTTGCGGAATATGTTCCATAACAAGGTCGAACCGCTTCGAAAACGTCCTGTGATGAACAAAGCCTCTATCGGCATAATCGCTCAACCTTCGTCAATAGGAATGCCCTGG carries:
- a CDS encoding ABC transporter ATP-binding protein, with the translated sequence MVDTVIKVENLGKLYHLGALHNRTGSFREKIISSFKRLSAGKRRSFQNETIWALKDISFEVKTGDVLGIIGHNGAGKSTLLKILSRITRPTRGRVWMDGRVGSLLEVGTGFHPELTGRENTYLNGAILGMKKAEIKRKFDEIVAFAEIEKFIDTPVKRYSSGMYVRLAFAVAAHLEPEILLVDEVLAVGDAAFQKKCLGKIGDISGEGRTILFVSHNMAAVRSLCPLGMYIESGRIACFDSSERAIDCYVKGNIGEGLLINRIGYSIDEKALAGCRLEGFEINNVEIHNLSSPDLPTASGDDIRVRIHYSASAKFISPVFAVNFNDQNGIEIFRTSNMPISGYCIDELFNEGFVDLEIRRFPLVKGIYYIHLGFAREAVEWYFYAENLMKLEVEGKDIYHSGMELDRSRGIIWVDHSWRHEKL
- a CDS encoding sulfotransferase is translated as MPIEALFITGRFRSGSTLLWNIFRNIPRCCSYYEPCHDLLPTHIRLKSPATPGHVGVSSYWDEYLPIYEGLEVFHRPDFGINHLHLEEDSPYADLDKYIRFLVSSTSDKLPVLQFNRVDFRLPWLRRHFPEAKIIHLFRNPREQWFSIIRDLPNERRKDPYENTNYELMTWSCSLCATFPFLFGSHIKTSYHRHYLLWKLSKLMGERLSDLSIDFDDGMIVRPAESIRKMLALAEINDADVQKLANLVVTPEKGKWRHLESEDWFGSAEKECDALLDQLGLSAKFGLIPLVEICRMNKNAWDPFFGQASRAAIEEALKLFSRSRNEGLDGRNNAKLAIADYRERLDYIAEVCSRTKRSALLKIFYFPLQEKLNRIADACNPTLPIKKPLWKKLLQRYFQR